From a region of the Besnoitia besnoiti strain Bb-Ger1 chromosome I, whole genome shotgun sequence genome:
- a CDS encoding leucine rich repeat-containing protein (encoded by transcript BESB_007960) produces the protein MATGAVLCKQELKKLLRDDRHYYSTPELNDVLFLHFKGYRKLESLEEFTGLRTLHAETNAFGKIEGLDRCTRLRSLYLQENCIRNIENLENLPELQTLNLSSNLIETIENLEHNSLLSTLQLEKNYIGRNGRQDFDRLADIKGLTVLDLSNNQIEDPAIVFEVLTQIPRLKVLYLRGNPVIRKIPNYRKTLIVTLKALTYLDDRPVFKEERRCAEAFARGGLEEEKEERSKIREEKDAAHEKNRLAFLELIEDARHQSREIRDMRAEDRRDDGLHRHLESLERNRFLSTQLPLAESDNDRRLQETARALRDAYAARSSRFLNHVDSGPESGGPRRLESPLVSSATPPTGTPTTNQSHVASSGAESVPDETWSVATSQRNLVEDDLSDADTHEVDNDFSTTRDSGHDSAGCPDRSDDVGKIPDNERTADGETTAEKQSTTSHTIFDALD, from the exons ATGGCGACCGGAGCCGTGCTCTGCAAGCAAGAGCTGAAGAAGCTTTTGAGAGACGACCGACACTACTACTCAACCCCAGAGCTGAATGACGTGCTCTTCTTGCATTTCAAAGGCTACCGAAAGCTTGAATCCCTCGAAGAATTCACCGGGCTTCGAACGCTACACGCCGAAACGAATG CCTTTGGCAAGATCGAGGGGCTCGATAGGTGCACCCGCCTTCGTTCACT TTACTTACAGGAGAATTGCATTAGGAATATCGAGAATCTCGAGAATCTACCCGAACTACAGACGCTGAATCTTTCAAGCAACTTGATTGAAACTATCGAAAACCTCG AGCACAACTCACTGTTGAGTACCCTTCAGTTGGAGAAGAACTACATTGGACGGAATGGAAGACAAGATTTCGACCGCTTGGCGGACATCAAAGGTTTAACGGTTCTAGATTTGTCGAACAACCAGATCGAAGATCCCGCAATTGTGTTTGAGGTGCTCACTCAAATTCCTCGTCTTAAGGTCCTGTATTTGAGGGGCAACCCAGTG ATCCGGAAAATTCCAAATTACCGGAAGACACTCATTGTAACACTGAAGGCACTCACATACCTCGACGATCGTCCTGTTTTCAAAGAGGAACGCCGATGCGCAGAAgccttcgcccgcggcggactcgaagaagaaaaagaggagagaagcaaGATACGGGAAGAAAAAGATGCAGCTCACGAGAAAAACCGACTGG CATTCCTGGAACTCATTGAAGACGCACGACACCAGAGCAGGGAAATACGGGACATGAGAGCGGAGGATCGTAGGGACGACGGCTTGCATAGGCACCTGGAAAGCCTCGAGAGGAACAG GTTTCTCTCAACACAGCTTCCCCTGGCCGAGAGTGACAACGATCGCCGGTTGCAGGAAACTGCTCGTGCCCTGAGAGACGCGTACGCAGCTCGAAGCAGCCGTTTTCTGAACCATGTTGATTCTGGCCCGGAGTCGGGcggcccgcgacgcctcgagTCGCCTTTAGTTTCATCAGCTACTCCTCCAACCGGCACCCCGACAACAAACCAGAGCCACGTGGCGTCGAGCGGGGCGGAGAGTGTGCCAGACGAGACATGGAGCGTTGCGACAAGCCAGCGCAACCTGGTAGAAGATGATCTGTCAGACGCTGATACCCACGAAGTAGACAACGATTTCTCTACCACCAGGGACAGCGGCCACGATTCAGCAGGTTGTCCAGATAGATCTGATGATGTCGGGAAAATACCGGATAATGAGAGGACTGCAGACGGGGAGACTACTGCGGAGAAGCAGTCCACGACATCACATACTATCTTTGACGCACTAGACTAA